The window CGTAGCGTGCCCGGGCAGGTCGCCACCGGGCGACCGAGGATCCCCACCTTTCGCCGACGATCCATCGCAAGGAGGCGCCGTGACCGAAGCCGGCTCGCAGCAGAAGACCGCACGTCTGACCGTCGCAGAGCACACCGCGGAGCTGCCTGTGCTGACGGGCACGGACGGTGCGCCCAGCATCGATGTGTCGTCGTTGACGCGTCAGACCGGACACACGACCCTCGACTACGGGTTCGTGAACACCGCGGCGACCAAGTCCGCGGTCACCTTCATCGACGGCGACGAGGGCATCCTCCGCTACCGCGGGTACCCGATCGAGCAGCTCGCGAAGAACTCGACGTACCTCGAGGTCGCCTGGCTCCTCATCTACGGCGAGCTGCCCAGCGCGAGCGAGCTCGAGGACTTCGACAACCGCATCCGGCGTCACACGCTGCTGCACGAGGATCTGAAGCGCTTCTTCTCGGCGCTGCCGCACACCGCGCACCCCATGTCCGTGCTGTCGGCCGCCACGGCGGCGCTCTCGACCTACTACGAGAACCAGTCGGATCCGCACAACCCCGAGTTCGTCGAGCTCAACACCATCCGGATGCTCGCGAAGCTTCCTGTGATCGCGGCTTACGCGCACAAGAAGAGCGTCGGCCAGGCCTTTCTGTATCCCGACAACTCGCTCAGCTTCGTCGACAACTTCCTGAAGCTCAACTTCGGCGTGCTCAGCGAGCAGTACGAGATCAGCCCCGTGATGTCGCGGGCGCTCGAGCGCCTGCTGATCCTGCACGAGGACCACGAGCAGAACGCCTCGACGTCGACGGTGCGTCTGGTGGGATCCACCGGGGCGAACATCTTCTCCTCGGTCTCGGCGGGTATCAACGCCCTCTCCGGGCCGCTTCACGGCGGTGCGAACGAGGCCGTGCTCGACATGCTGGGCCGCATCCGTGACTCCGGCGAGAGCGTGCAGCGCTTCGTCGAGCGGGTCAAGAACAAGGAAGACGGCGTGAAGCTCATGGGCTTCGGACACCGCGTGTACAAGAACTACGACCCGCGCGCGAAGCTCGTCAAGGAGTCCGCCGACGAGGTGCTCGCCGAGCTCGGCGTCAGTGACCCGCTGCTGGATCTCGCGAAGGAGCTGGAGGAGATCGCCCTGCGCGACGACTACTTCATCTCCCGCCGGCTGTACCCGAACGTCGACTTCTACACCGGCGTCATCTACAAGGCCATGGGCTTCCCGACCCGGATGTTCACCGTGCTGTTCGCGATCGGTCGCCTTCCCGGGTGGCTCGCGCACTGGCGCGAGATGAACCAGGACCCGCAGACCAAGATCGGCCGCCCCCAGCAGCTGTACGTGGGGGCCCCCGAGCGCAACTACCCGGGCGTGGGCTGACGATGCCGCGGCTTCTCGTGCGGCCGCCGTCTTCGCGGCTGGCCGAGGGGGAGCTCACGCACCTCGAGCGAGTCCCGGTGGATCCCACGCTCGCGCGCGAGCAGTGGGAGGCGTACGTGGACGTGTTCCGCGCTCGCGGGTGGGAGATCGTGCCGGTCGCCGAGGCGGACGAGCAGGCGGACGGCGTGTTCGTCGAGGATGCCGTGGTCGTGTTCGGCGATCTGGCCGTCCTCTGCCGCGCCGGAGCCGACTCGCGCCGGGGCGAGCGCCCGACGATCGAAGCCGCGACCGCGCGGACCGGGCTGGCGACGGCGGAGATCGTCGCCCCGGCGACACTCGACGGCGGCGACGTTCTGAAGATCGGCCGCACCGTCTACGTGGGCCTGTCGGCGCGCACGACCGAGGACGCCGTGGTGCAGCTGCGCGCACTGCTCGCACCTCGAGGGTGGGACGTGCAGGGTGTTCCCGTGACGCGGGTGCTGCACCTGAAGTCGGCAGTGACCGCGCTTCCGGACGGCACCGTCATCGGTTACCCGCCGCTGGTGGATGACCCCGATGCGTTCCCGGCGTTCCTCGCGGTTCCCGAGGAGCACGGCACGGCTGTGGTGGTGCTCGACGAGAACACCGTGCTCATGTCGGCGGACGCCCCGGCATCCGCTGCCCTCTTCCGGGAGAGGGGCCTGGAGGTCATCACGACCCCGGTAACCGAGTTCGAGAAGCTCGAGGGCTGCGT is drawn from Microbacterium binotii and contains these coding sequences:
- the ddaH gene encoding dimethylargininase; translation: MPRLLVRPPSSRLAEGELTHLERVPVDPTLAREQWEAYVDVFRARGWEIVPVAEADEQADGVFVEDAVVVFGDLAVLCRAGADSRRGERPTIEAATARTGLATAEIVAPATLDGGDVLKIGRTVYVGLSARTTEDAVVQLRALLAPRGWDVQGVPVTRVLHLKSAVTALPDGTVIGYPPLVDDPDAFPAFLAVPEEHGTAVVVLDENTVLMSADAPASAALFRERGLEVITTPVTEFEKLEGCVTCLSVRLRD
- a CDS encoding citrate synthase, producing MTEAGSQQKTARLTVAEHTAELPVLTGTDGAPSIDVSSLTRQTGHTTLDYGFVNTAATKSAVTFIDGDEGILRYRGYPIEQLAKNSTYLEVAWLLIYGELPSASELEDFDNRIRRHTLLHEDLKRFFSALPHTAHPMSVLSAATAALSTYYENQSDPHNPEFVELNTIRMLAKLPVIAAYAHKKSVGQAFLYPDNSLSFVDNFLKLNFGVLSEQYEISPVMSRALERLLILHEDHEQNASTSTVRLVGSTGANIFSSVSAGINALSGPLHGGANEAVLDMLGRIRDSGESVQRFVERVKNKEDGVKLMGFGHRVYKNYDPRAKLVKESADEVLAELGVSDPLLDLAKELEEIALRDDYFISRRLYPNVDFYTGVIYKAMGFPTRMFTVLFAIGRLPGWLAHWREMNQDPQTKIGRPQQLYVGAPERNYPGVG